The following are encoded in a window of Variovorax paradoxus genomic DNA:
- a CDS encoding ABC transporter ATP-binding protein: protein MSTPNLLTLEGVQTHIGAYHILHGVDLAVPRGQLTMLLGRNGAGKTTTLRTIMGLWHASQGRVQFDGKDITAMHTPQIAGLGVAYVPENMGIFSDLTVKENMVLAARGAKNADAIDDTRLKWIFKLFPAVEKFWNHPAGKLSGGQKQMLAVSRAIVEPRQLLIIDEPSKGLAPVMINNMIEAFGELKASGVTILLVEQNIHFAQRLGDTVAVMDNGRVVHSGSMAAFSADAQLQQSLLGLAL, encoded by the coding sequence ATGAGCACTCCGAACTTGTTGACCCTCGAAGGCGTGCAGACCCACATCGGGGCGTACCACATCCTGCACGGCGTCGACCTCGCCGTGCCCAGGGGCCAGCTCACCATGCTGCTGGGCCGCAACGGCGCGGGCAAGACCACCACGCTGCGAACCATCATGGGCCTGTGGCATGCGTCGCAGGGCAGGGTGCAGTTCGATGGCAAGGACATCACGGCCATGCACACGCCGCAGATCGCCGGACTCGGCGTGGCCTACGTGCCCGAGAACATGGGCATCTTTTCCGACCTCACGGTGAAGGAGAACATGGTGCTGGCCGCGCGCGGCGCCAAGAACGCCGACGCCATCGACGACACGCGGCTGAAGTGGATCTTCAAGCTCTTCCCCGCGGTCGAGAAATTCTGGAACCACCCGGCCGGCAAGCTGTCGGGCGGACAGAAGCAGATGCTGGCCGTGTCGCGCGCCATCGTCGAGCCGCGCCAGCTGCTCATCATCGACGAGCCCAGCAAGGGCCTGGCGCCCGTGATGATCAACAACATGATCGAGGCCTTCGGCGAGCTCAAGGCGAGCGGCGTGACGATCCTGCTGGTCGAACAGAACATCCACTTCGCCCAGCGCCTGGGCGACACCGTCGCGGTGATGGACAACGGCCGCGTGGTGCACAGCGGCTCGATGGCTGCGTTTTCTGCCGATGCGCAATTGCAGCAATCTCTCCTGGGTCTCGCGCTATGA
- a CDS encoding ABC transporter ATP-binding protein, whose amino-acid sequence MLETRDLTIRFGGHVAVNSVSCAFAPGTLTAIVGPNGAGKTTYFNLISGQLKATAGTVSLDGQPLSHLSPSARTHAGLGRAFQLTNLFPNLTVLENVRLAVQATRAGAHRHGLNLWSIWSDHKALTERADQILADVALEPRAHATVASLPHGDQRKLEVALLMALEPKVFMFDEPTAGMHAAEAPVILDLIRKLKQDKTKTILLVEHKMDVVRELADRIIVLHNGTLVADGEPAEVIASPVVQEAYLGIAKEAAA is encoded by the coding sequence ATGCTTGAGACCCGGGATCTGACCATCCGCTTCGGAGGGCACGTGGCCGTCAACAGCGTGAGCTGCGCATTCGCGCCAGGCACGCTGACGGCCATCGTCGGCCCCAACGGCGCGGGCAAGACCACTTATTTCAACCTGATCTCCGGGCAGCTCAAGGCCACGGCCGGCACGGTGTCGCTCGACGGGCAACCGTTGTCGCACCTGTCGCCGTCGGCGCGCACGCACGCCGGGCTGGGGCGCGCGTTCCAGCTCACGAACCTGTTCCCGAACCTCACGGTGCTGGAGAACGTGCGGCTCGCCGTGCAGGCCACGCGTGCCGGCGCGCACCGCCACGGGCTCAATCTGTGGAGCATCTGGAGCGACCACAAGGCGCTGACCGAACGCGCCGACCAGATCCTGGCCGACGTGGCGCTCGAGCCGCGCGCCCACGCCACCGTGGCCAGCCTGCCGCACGGCGACCAGCGCAAGCTCGAGGTGGCGCTGCTGATGGCGCTCGAGCCCAAGGTCTTCATGTTCGACGAGCCCACGGCCGGCATGCACGCGGCCGAGGCGCCCGTCATCCTCGACCTGATCCGCAAGCTGAAGCAGGACAAGACCAAGACCATCCTCTTGGTGGAACACAAGATGGACGTGGTGCGCGAACTCGCGGACCGCATCATCGTGCTGCACAACGGCACGCTCGTGGCCGACGGCGAACCGGCCGAGGTGATCGCCTCGCCCGTGGTGCAAGAGGCCTACCTGGGCATCGCGAAGGAGGCCGCGGCATGA
- a CDS encoding PHB depolymerase family esterase: MPAMRRNAMWKGWAAAAVMAWAAQAATAAVPLPALGANPAEVSVSGLSAGGFMAVQLHVAYSATFKRGAGVVAGGPYYCAEGSVLNATGRCMTHSTSIPVSTLVNTTNSWAASGAIDPVSNLTNSKVYLFSGTSDNTVKQAVMDDLKTYYQSFVPAANTVYKNNLGAGHAMVTDDYGGACSTTAAPYINNCGFDLAGEILTQLYGPLNPRNNGTLGGTFTEFNQSEFVTGHGVAATGWLYVPQACTTTSCRVHLVLHGCKQNYTDVSDQYVRKTGYNRWADTNNIILIYPQTSTAATNSCWDWWGYDSANYAKKSGPQMAAMKAMIDRVTGSVGGGGLPAPTGVGTSGATSSSMVVGWAGVSGASGYNVYRGGSKVNASPVAGTSYTDTGLTASTTYSWTVAALNASNVEGAMSTAATGATTAGSGGGGTCYTASNYTHTIAGRAYALWGLTYANGSGQSMGLWNIYAMTTLKQTGTNYYVIGTC, translated from the coding sequence ATGCCAGCGATGCGAAGGAATGCGATGTGGAAGGGGTGGGCCGCCGCGGCGGTCATGGCGTGGGCCGCGCAGGCCGCCACGGCGGCCGTGCCGCTGCCGGCGCTCGGCGCCAACCCGGCGGAGGTGAGCGTGTCCGGCCTGTCGGCCGGTGGCTTCATGGCGGTGCAGCTGCACGTGGCCTACTCGGCCACCTTCAAGCGCGGCGCGGGCGTGGTCGCCGGCGGTCCGTACTACTGCGCCGAAGGCTCGGTGCTCAATGCCACCGGGCGCTGCATGACGCACAGCACCAGCATTCCGGTGTCGACGCTCGTGAACACCACCAACAGCTGGGCCGCCAGCGGTGCGATCGACCCGGTGTCGAACCTCACCAACTCCAAGGTGTACCTGTTCTCGGGCACCTCCGACAACACCGTCAAGCAGGCGGTGATGGACGACCTGAAGACCTACTACCAGAGCTTTGTGCCGGCCGCCAACACGGTCTACAAGAACAACCTCGGCGCGGGCCACGCGATGGTCACCGACGACTACGGCGGCGCCTGCAGCACCACGGCCGCGCCGTACATCAACAACTGCGGCTTCGACCTCGCGGGCGAGATCCTCACGCAGCTGTACGGCCCGCTGAACCCGCGCAACAACGGCACGCTGGGTGGCACGTTCACCGAGTTCAACCAGTCGGAGTTCGTCACCGGCCACGGCGTGGCCGCCACCGGCTGGCTCTACGTGCCGCAGGCCTGCACCACCACCTCGTGCCGCGTGCACCTGGTGCTGCACGGCTGCAAGCAGAACTACACCGACGTGAGCGACCAGTACGTCAGGAAGACGGGCTACAACCGCTGGGCCGACACCAACAACATCATCCTGATCTACCCGCAGACCAGCACCGCGGCCACCAACAGCTGCTGGGACTGGTGGGGCTACGACAGCGCCAACTACGCCAAGAAGTCGGGCCCGCAGATGGCCGCCATGAAGGCGATGATCGACCGCGTGACCGGTTCGGTCGGCGGCGGCGGGCTGCCGGCGCCCACGGGCGTGGGCACCTCGGGCGCGACCAGCAGCAGCATGGTCGTCGGCTGGGCCGGCGTCTCGGGTGCCAGTGGCTACAACGTGTACCGCGGCGGCAGCAAGGTCAACGCCTCGCCGGTGGCCGGCACCAGCTACACCGACACCGGCCTGACCGCGTCGACCACCTACAGCTGGACCGTGGCCGCACTGAACGCGAGCAACGTCGAGGGCGCGATGTCGACGGCCGCCACCGGCGCGACCACGGCGGGTTCGGGTGGCGGCGGAACCTGCTACACCGCGAGCAACTACACGCACACCATCGCCGGGCGCGCCTATGCGCTGTGGGGGCTGACCTATGCCAACGGCTCGGGCCAGTCGATGGGCCTGTGGAACATCTACGCCATGACCACGCTGAAGCAGACGGGCACCAACTACTACGTGATCGGCACCTGTTGA
- a CDS encoding substrate-binding domain-containing protein: protein MHRRHLIALAALGATAATLPAWAQSNEIRIAHVYSKTGALEAYGKQTQTGLMMGLNYATGGTMMVNGKKLVVLEKDDQGKPDLGKSLLAAAYSDDKAALAVGPTASGVALAMLPVAEEYKKILIVEPAVADSITGDKWNKYIFRTGRNSSQDAISNAVAIDKAGVTVATLAQDNAFGRDGVKAFGAALKKAKLAHEEYLPPTTTDFTAGAQRLIDKLKDQPGRKIIWIVWAGAGNPFKIVDLDLKRYGIEIATGGNILPAMAAYKSLPGMEGAAYYYFGIPKNPVNEALVAAHYKEFKTPPDFFTAGGFSAAMAVVTALKKTNGDTNTNKLISTMEGMSFDTPKGKMTFRKEDHQAMQSMYHFKIKADPAFAWGVPELVHEIKPEEMDIPIKNKR from the coding sequence ATGCACCGTCGCCACCTCATCGCCCTGGCCGCCCTGGGCGCCACCGCCGCAACCCTGCCCGCCTGGGCCCAATCGAACGAGATCCGCATCGCCCACGTCTACAGCAAGACCGGCGCGCTGGAGGCCTACGGCAAGCAGACGCAGACCGGCCTGATGATGGGCCTGAACTACGCCACCGGCGGCACGATGATGGTCAACGGCAAGAAGCTCGTGGTCCTCGAGAAGGACGATCAGGGCAAGCCCGACCTGGGCAAGTCGCTGCTGGCTGCTGCGTACTCCGACGACAAGGCCGCGCTCGCGGTCGGCCCGACCGCTTCGGGCGTGGCGCTGGCGATGCTGCCGGTGGCCGAGGAATACAAGAAGATCCTGATCGTCGAGCCCGCCGTGGCCGACTCGATCACCGGCGACAAGTGGAACAAGTACATCTTCCGCACCGGCCGCAACTCGAGCCAGGACGCCATCTCGAACGCCGTGGCCATCGACAAGGCCGGCGTCACCGTCGCCACGCTCGCACAAGACAACGCCTTCGGCCGTGACGGCGTGAAGGCCTTCGGCGCCGCGCTGAAGAAAGCCAAGCTCGCGCACGAGGAATACCTGCCGCCCACGACCACCGACTTCACGGCCGGCGCGCAGCGCCTGATCGACAAGCTGAAGGACCAGCCGGGCCGCAAGATCATCTGGATCGTCTGGGCCGGCGCGGGCAACCCGTTCAAGATCGTCGACCTCGACCTGAAGCGCTACGGCATCGAGATCGCCACGGGCGGCAACATCCTGCCGGCCATGGCGGCCTACAAGTCGCTGCCGGGCATGGAAGGCGCGGCCTACTACTACTTCGGCATCCCGAAGAACCCGGTGAACGAGGCGCTGGTCGCTGCCCACTACAAGGAATTCAAGACGCCGCCGGACTTCTTCACGGCCGGCGGTTTCTCGGCCGCGATGGCGGTGGTGACGGCGCTGAAGAAGACCAACGGCGACACCAACACCAACAAGCTCATCAGCACGATGGAAGGCATGAGCTTCGACACGCCCAAGGGCAAGATGACCTTCCGAAAGGAAGACCATCAGGCGATGCAGTCGATGTACCACTTCAAGATCAAGGCCGACCCCGCCTTCGCGTGGGGTGTGCCGGAGCTGGTGCACGAGATCAAGCCTGAAGAGATGGACATCCCCATCAAAAACAAGCGCTGA
- a CDS encoding sigma-54 interaction domain-containing protein, with the protein MPVAPSAAAPPPALPLDAEGILALAARSMFHLFSSISQGMFLVDRSGRIVWVNEGYRRFLPALGFSSIDEFMGHMVEDVIPNTMMRRVLDTGEPILIDLLTNKAGTFVVSRIPLREEREDGDRGLGEVIGAIGIVLFDQPETTLQPLISKFALLQRDLDDARRELASQRNNPLYQHAPDGQRRSKYTFASFIGSSPAAVEVKRHARRAAQSTSPVLLLGETGTGKELLAHAIHASSTRAKGQFVSVNIAAVPDTLLEAEFFGFAPGAFTGADKRGREGKFKLADGGSLFLDEIGDMPLGLQAKLLRALQEGEIEPLGSNKLIPFDARVIAATSRDLPELVRRGLFREDLYYRLNVLPLRVPPLRERRSDIPALVEALGEDMALRSGEAPPELTPDALALLAGQHWRGNIRELRNVLEQVTMRSDSQRIDAAQLERILREAGLEQIEAPDTSHSLRDVDQEAALLRPLSQQVAELERKAIAAALESTGGNKLATSRLLGISRATLYERMTGMGLS; encoded by the coding sequence ATGCCCGTTGCTCCCTCCGCCGCCGCACCGCCGCCCGCCTTGCCCCTGGATGCCGAAGGCATCCTCGCGCTCGCCGCGCGCTCGATGTTTCATTTGTTTTCGAGCATCAGCCAGGGCATGTTCCTGGTCGACCGCAGCGGGCGCATCGTCTGGGTGAACGAGGGCTACCGCCGCTTCCTGCCGGCGCTGGGTTTTTCGTCCATCGACGAGTTCATGGGACACATGGTCGAGGACGTGATTCCCAACACCATGATGCGCCGCGTGCTCGACACCGGCGAGCCGATCCTCATCGACCTGCTGACCAACAAGGCCGGCACGTTTGTCGTGAGCCGCATCCCGCTGCGCGAAGAGCGCGAGGACGGCGACCGTGGTTTGGGCGAAGTGATCGGCGCCATCGGCATCGTGCTGTTCGACCAGCCCGAGACCACGCTGCAGCCGCTCATCAGCAAGTTCGCGCTGCTGCAGCGCGACCTCGACGACGCGCGGCGCGAGCTGGCCAGCCAGCGCAACAACCCGCTGTACCAGCACGCGCCCGACGGCCAGCGCCGTTCCAAGTACACCTTCGCGAGTTTCATCGGCAGCAGCCCGGCGGCCGTGGAAGTGAAGCGCCACGCGCGCCGCGCCGCGCAGTCCACCAGCCCGGTGCTGCTGCTCGGCGAGACCGGCACCGGCAAGGAGCTGCTGGCGCATGCGATCCACGCGTCGTCCACGCGCGCCAAGGGCCAGTTCGTCAGCGTCAACATCGCGGCCGTGCCCGACACGCTGCTCGAGGCCGAGTTCTTCGGCTTCGCCCCTGGCGCCTTCACCGGCGCCGACAAGCGAGGGCGCGAAGGCAAGTTCAAGCTGGCCGACGGCGGCAGCCTGTTCCTCGACGAAATCGGCGATATGCCGCTCGGCCTGCAGGCCAAGCTGCTGCGCGCGTTGCAGGAGGGCGAGATCGAGCCGCTGGGCTCCAACAAGCTGATCCCGTTCGATGCCCGCGTGATCGCCGCCACCTCGCGCGACCTGCCCGAGCTGGTGCGGCGCGGCCTGTTCCGCGAAGACTTGTATTACCGCCTCAACGTGCTGCCGCTGCGCGTGCCGCCGCTGCGCGAGCGGCGCAGCGACATCCCGGCGCTGGTCGAGGCGCTGGGCGAAGACATGGCGCTGCGCAGCGGCGAGGCGCCGCCCGAACTCACGCCCGACGCGCTCGCGCTGCTGGCCGGCCAGCACTGGCGCGGCAACATCCGCGAGCTGCGCAACGTGCTGGAGCAGGTGACGATGCGCAGCGACTCGCAGCGCATCGATGCGGCGCAGCTCGAACGCATCCTGCGCGAGGCGGGCCTGGAGCAGATCGAGGCGCCCGACACCTCGCACAGCCTGCGCGATGTCGACCAGGAGGCGGCGCTGCTGCGCCCGCTGTCGCAGCAGGTGGCCGAGCTGGAGCGCAAGGCGATCGCCGCCGCGCTCGAAAGCACCGGCGGCAACAAGCTCGCGACCTCGCGGCTGCTCGGCATTTCGCGCGCCACGCTGTACGAGCGCATGACCGGGATGGGCTTGTCATGA
- a CDS encoding TetR/AcrR family transcriptional regulator gives MNARDPSRQPHAAPAPRPRADGAEARHRLLHTALRLFAQNGFAKTSIREIAREAGVNVSAISYYFGDKEGLYGATFNEPMGSDSNDLVAACNVPGQSLEDTLRICMAAMIDPLKQGEIVRQCIQLHMREMLEPTSQWAKELERDIKGPHRAIVELLCRHLQVARADDDIHRLTFAITGLSMQLYVSQDFIEALRPSLLRTPRAIDTWADRLTGYAMALVQAETARRRQVAAEQRKKP, from the coding sequence ATGAACGCCCGGGACCCCTCACGCCAGCCCCACGCCGCCCCCGCGCCGCGCCCCCGCGCCGACGGCGCCGAGGCGCGCCACCGCCTGCTGCACACCGCGCTGCGACTGTTCGCCCAGAACGGTTTCGCCAAGACCTCGATCCGCGAGATTGCACGCGAGGCCGGCGTGAACGTGTCGGCCATCAGCTACTACTTCGGCGACAAGGAGGGGCTGTACGGCGCCACCTTCAACGAGCCGATGGGCAGCGATTCGAACGACCTCGTGGCCGCCTGCAACGTGCCCGGCCAGTCGCTCGAGGACACGCTGCGCATCTGCATGGCGGCCATGATCGATCCGCTCAAGCAGGGCGAGATCGTGCGCCAGTGCATCCAGCTGCACATGCGCGAGATGCTGGAGCCCACCAGCCAATGGGCCAAAGAGCTGGAGCGCGACATCAAGGGCCCGCACCGCGCCATCGTCGAGCTGCTGTGCCGCCACCTGCAGGTGGCGCGCGCCGACGACGACATCCACCGCCTGACCTTCGCGATCACAGGGCTGTCGATGCAGCTGTACGTGAGCCAGGATTTCATCGAGGCCCTGCGCCCGTCGCTGCTGCGCACGCCGCGCGCGATCGACACCTGGGCCGACCGGCTCACGGGCTACGCGATGGCGCTGGTCCAGGCCGAAACCGCACGCCGCCGCCAGGTGGCCGCCGAGCAAAGAAAGAAGCCATGA
- a CDS encoding efflux transporter outer membrane subunit, protein MRRLRRIALVLSLPLGLGLAGCSLTRPPASVQAPFPAQWHAPLPHGGSLTALADWWRQLDDPLLVELIAAAETASPNLASAAARVAEARSTRVQAGAALLPNLDGTVSASRGVSGSSFGSGGSSSSSSSSSASTAIAPVTTLQAGLQSRWEIDLFGRLRADRDAAQQRLDSATAKWHDARVAVAAETANAYFAERACQLQLTVSESDAKSRGETARLTDLSARAGFTAPADAALARASASDASGRLTQQRALCAVQRKALVALSGLDEPTLVQKLAASPAQRALPVVGAIASVPAQALSQRPDVYAAELGVASASAEVGSAEAERYPKLTLSGSIGRMQIRTSGFRESLDTWTVGPLSLTVPLLDGGARAANSEAAKARYTEAVSLYRANVRQAVREVEEALVNLDATTARSTDADSAVKNYQASFDATQARFSSGLASLFELEDSRRTLFAAQTARVSLQRESTEAWVSLYRSMGGGWNRPAEASSPMTSTPAAKVATSP, encoded by the coding sequence ATGAGACGACTCCGACGGATTGCCCTTGTTCTGAGCCTGCCGCTGGGCCTTGGCCTGGCAGGCTGCAGCCTCACGCGCCCGCCCGCCTCGGTGCAGGCGCCCTTCCCCGCGCAGTGGCACGCGCCCCTGCCCCACGGCGGCTCGCTCACCGCGCTGGCCGACTGGTGGCGCCAGCTCGACGACCCGCTGCTGGTCGAGCTGATCGCCGCCGCCGAAACCGCCAGCCCCAACCTCGCGAGCGCCGCGGCGCGCGTGGCCGAGGCGCGCTCCACGCGCGTGCAGGCCGGCGCGGCGCTGCTGCCCAACCTGGACGGCACGGTGTCGGCCAGCCGGGGCGTCTCGGGCTCGTCGTTCGGTTCGGGTGGTTCTTCGAGCAGCAGCAGCAGCAGCAGCGCCAGCACCGCCATCGCGCCGGTCACCACGCTGCAGGCCGGCCTGCAGTCCCGGTGGGAGATCGACCTGTTCGGCCGCCTGCGCGCCGACCGCGACGCGGCCCAGCAGCGGCTGGACAGCGCCACGGCCAAGTGGCACGACGCCCGCGTGGCCGTGGCGGCCGAAACGGCCAACGCCTACTTCGCCGAACGCGCCTGCCAGCTGCAATTGACCGTGTCCGAATCGGATGCCAAGTCGCGCGGCGAAACGGCGCGCCTCACCGACCTGTCGGCGCGCGCCGGCTTCACCGCACCGGCCGACGCCGCACTCGCACGGGCCAGCGCCTCGGACGCCTCCGGCCGCCTCACGCAACAGCGCGCCCTGTGCGCGGTGCAGCGCAAGGCGCTGGTCGCGCTCAGCGGGCTCGACGAACCCACGCTCGTGCAGAAGCTCGCGGCCTCGCCCGCGCAGCGCGCGCTGCCGGTGGTCGGCGCCATCGCCAGCGTGCCGGCGCAGGCGCTGTCGCAGAGGCCCGATGTGTACGCGGCCGAACTCGGCGTGGCTTCGGCCAGCGCCGAGGTGGGTTCGGCCGAGGCCGAGCGCTACCCCAAGCTCACGCTCTCGGGCTCGATCGGCCGCATGCAGATCCGCACCAGCGGCTTCCGCGAATCGCTCGACACCTGGACGGTCGGGCCGCTGTCGCTCACCGTGCCGCTGCTCGACGGCGGCGCGCGCGCGGCCAACTCCGAGGCCGCCAAGGCGCGCTACACCGAGGCCGTGTCGCTGTACCGCGCGAACGTGCGCCAGGCGGTGCGCGAGGTGGAAGAAGCGCTCGTGAACCTCGACGCCACCACCGCACGCAGCACCGACGCCGACAGCGCCGTGAAGAACTACCAGGCCTCGTTCGACGCCACCCAGGCCCGCTTCAGCAGCGGCCTGGCCAGCCTGTTCGAACTCGAAGATTCGCGGCGCACGCTGTTCGCCGCGCAGACCGCGCGCGTCTCGCTGCAGCGCGAGAGCACCGAAGCCTGGGTTTCGCTGTACCGCTCGATGGGCGGCGGCTGGAACCGCCCCGCCGAAGCATCGTCCCCAATGACCTCCACCCCGGCCGCCAAGGTCGCGACGTCGCCATGA
- a CDS encoding efflux RND transporter periplasmic adaptor subunit → MKTMKRSTLFIALLALIVVVAAGLWLTRKPADDKAASAAKTPAQRPALTVSVAKPEATELTVTLAANGNVAAWQEAVIGSESNGLKLAEVRVNVGDTVKKGQVLAVFSPETVQADIAQARASLAEARASAADAAGNAARARTLQATGALSQQQINQYQTTEQTAKARAEAAEAVLAAQQVRGRNTQVLAPDDGVISARTATVGSVVGAGTELFRLIRQGRLEWRAEVTSAELGRIAVGTPAFVVSASGAQVKGTVRSIAPTVDPQTRAALVYVDLPNVQQNTGVKAGMFARGDFELGRSSAPTVPQSAIVPRDGFNNVFTLLPDGRVAQLKVQTGRRLKDRVEITSALPEGVQIVVQGAGFLNDGDLVRVVDATPTATPAKTAASAPSPK, encoded by the coding sequence ATGAAAACAATGAAGCGTTCCACCCTGTTCATCGCGCTGCTGGCGCTGATCGTCGTCGTTGCCGCAGGCCTGTGGCTCACGCGCAAGCCGGCCGACGACAAGGCCGCATCGGCCGCCAAGACCCCGGCCCAGCGCCCCGCGCTGACGGTCTCGGTCGCCAAACCCGAAGCCACCGAACTGACCGTCACACTGGCCGCCAACGGCAACGTCGCGGCCTGGCAGGAGGCAGTGATCGGCTCCGAGTCGAATGGCCTGAAGCTGGCCGAGGTGCGCGTCAACGTGGGCGACACCGTGAAGAAGGGCCAGGTGCTCGCGGTGTTCTCGCCCGAGACGGTGCAGGCCGACATCGCGCAGGCACGCGCTTCGCTCGCCGAAGCCCGCGCCTCGGCCGCCGACGCGGCCGGCAACGCCGCGCGCGCCCGCACGCTGCAGGCCACGGGCGCGCTGAGCCAGCAGCAGATCAACCAGTACCAGACCACCGAACAGACCGCCAAGGCGCGCGCCGAAGCGGCCGAGGCCGTGCTGGCCGCGCAGCAGGTGCGCGGTCGCAACACGCAGGTGCTGGCGCCCGACGACGGCGTGATCTCCGCGCGCACAGCCACGGTCGGCAGCGTGGTCGGTGCCGGCACCGAGCTGTTCCGCCTGATCCGCCAGGGCCGGCTCGAATGGCGCGCCGAAGTCACCTCGGCCGAGCTGGGCCGCATCGCCGTGGGCACGCCCGCCTTCGTGGTCAGCGCCAGCGGCGCGCAGGTCAAGGGCACCGTGCGCAGCATCGCGCCCACGGTCGATCCGCAGACGCGCGCGGCGCTGGTCTACGTCGACCTGCCCAACGTGCAGCAGAACACCGGCGTGAAGGCCGGCATGTTCGCGCGCGGCGACTTCGAGCTCGGCCGCAGCTCCGCACCGACCGTGCCGCAAAGCGCGATCGTGCCGCGCGACGGCTTCAACAACGTCTTCACGCTGCTGCCCGACGGCCGCGTGGCGCAGCTCAAGGTGCAGACCGGCCGCCGCCTGAAGGACCGCGTGGAAATCACCAGCGCCCTGCCCGAGGGCGTGCAGATCGTGGTGCAGGGCGCGGGCTTCCTCAACGACGGCGACCTGGTGCGCGTGGTGGATGCCACGCCCACGGCGACGCCAGCGAAGACGGCGGCATCTGCCCCGTCCCCTAAATAA